The stretch of DNA CCTCCACCAATGTAAATCTGACCACTAGTCTTTTTACGTGTATCCTCAGTTTTTTTCGGTTCTGGTTTTGGTTTTGGCTTTTCAACTGTTTTTATTACCTTTTTGACAGGTGTTGTATTTTCCTTAGCTTTAGGTGAGGTAATATTGTCTGTGTTTTTGATTTTAACAGAGTCAATCATTTCATTTAAGACATGGAGATCGGAACCAATAAGAATCAAATCAGTATTATTTATTGTTTTAACAATTTGATAGCCTCCATTTGAATGGTATACCTTTTCTGTACCGTTTTTATTGATTAAATCCATGCTTATAGGAATTAATTTATCAGTCATATTCTTATTAATTATTATGCCTTCAACCTCTTTAGTATAATTGCCGCTATTTTTCCAATAGACCATTCCTTTATCGCTTTCATTCATAATATTTTTAATTGTGAAATTTGAACCTTCAGGAACCTTTATATCAAAATATTTAAAATCAGCGTTTTTTAGATTAACATCATATGCAGTTACATTTTCTTTAGGTGTGGTGTTTTGTGCAATGACAATCCCTCCCAAGACCAGTAAGATAACTGCAATTGCTGCGATAATAATTGTTTTTGAATTCATTTTATACACCTACTTGATATTATGGTCGGTCTAATATATATTATTTAATTATTAAGATAGACAAATAATGAATTGTGTAAAATAAAATTTCAATTATTCTTTTTGAAGTTAATTGGCACAAAAATTATTAGGTGAAAAAAATGGATGACAAAGAAAAAGTGATTGAAGCATTCAGAAATTCCGAAGACCCTTTAAACGCTAAAAAGGTAAGTGAACTTTCTGGTGTTGAGAAAAAAGAAGTAGATAAAATCATGAAAGAATTAAAAAAGGATGAAACTATAGTTTCTCCAAAAAGATGTTATTGGACACTCGCTGAAAAATAATATCTTTTACTTTTTTCTATTTTTTGAATAAAAGTTTTATAATGAGTTTCTTGAATGGAATTTTTTTCTAGAAAATGCATATCTTTCCTTCATTTTTTATTTTTTCAGCTTTTTCATTATTTATGTTTGAAATTTCATGCTTTTGAAATTTAGATTTAATTTTATTTATTTTAAATATCTTTTTTTAAATGAAGTTCAATTGACTATATGATACATCCTTAAAAAGGGAGTTTCAGCAAC from Methanobrevibacter sp. YE315 encodes:
- a CDS encoding MarR family transcriptional regulator, whose product is MDDKEKVIEAFRNSEDPLNAKKVSELSGVEKKEVDKIMKELKKDETIVSPKRCYWTLAEK